AAGCAGCGGCCCACTTTTCAAGAAGGTGTAGTTGCGATGAAACGTGTAGGTCTGATCGGTTGGCGCGGCATGGTCGGTTCCGTGCTCATGCAGCGGATGCTGGAAGAGCAGGATTTCGATCTTATCGAGCCGGTGTTTTTCACCACTTCCAATGTCGGTGGCCAAGGCCCGTCCGTGGGCAAGGACATTGCTCCGCTCAAGGACGCTTACAGCATTGAAGAGCTGAAGACCCTCGACGTGATCCTGACGTGCCAGGGCGGCGACTACACCAGCGAAGTGTTCCCGAAGCTGCGTGAGGCCGGCTGGCAGGGTTACTGGATCGACGCGGCTTCCAGCCTGCGCATGAACGATGACGCGGTCATCATTCTCGATCCGGTCAACCGCAAGGTCATCGACCAGCAACTGGATGCGGGCACCAAGAACTATATCGGCGGCAACTGCACCGTCAGCCTGATGCTGATGGGCCTGGGCGGTCTGTTCGAGGCCGGTCTGGTCGAGTGGATGAGCGCCATGACCTATCAGGCGGCGTCCGGTGCCGGCGCGCAGAACATGCGTGAACTGATCAAGCAGATGGGCGCGACTCACGCCGCTGTTGCCGATCAACTGGCCGATCCGGCCAGCGCGATCCTCGACATCGACCGTCGCGTGGCTGAAGCCATGCGCAGCGAAGCGTACCCGACCGAGAACTTCGGCGTGCCGCTGGCCGGCAGCCTGATCCCTTGGATCGACAAGGAATTGCCGAACGGCCAGAGCCGCGAAGAGTGGAAGGCCCAGGCCGAGACCAACAAGATTCTGGGTCGCTTCAAGAGTCCGATCCCGGTCGACGGCATCTGCGTGCGCATCGGCGCCATGCGTTGCCACAGCCAGGCGCTGACCATCAAGCTGAACAAAGACGTACCGATCGCCGACATCGAAGGGCTGATCAGCCAGCACAACCCTTGGGTCAAACTGGTGCCGAACCAGCGCGAGATCAGCATGCAGGAGCTGAGCCCGACCAAGGTCACCGGCACTCTGAATGTTCCGGTCGGCCGTTTGCGCAAGCTGAACATGGGTTCGCAGTTCGTCGGTGCTTTCACCGTCGGCGACCAACTGCTGTGGGGCGCGGCCGAACCGCTGCGTCGCATGCTGCGGATTTTGCTCGAGCGTTGATCGTTTGAAGCAATGAAAGAACCCGCGCCTTGTGAGAGGTGCGGGTTTTTTTATGCTTCAGATTTCTCGATTGCCTGGACCGGCCTCTTCGCGAGCAGGCTCGCTCCCACTTTGAAATGCATTCCCCTGTGGGAGCGAGCCTGCTCGCGAAGAGGCCGGTACAGCGACCACACATGCTGGGCAGAAATTGCCTGTGCGCCAGTCACCCGGTAAAGTGCCGCTCCCCCCGTTTCGCCAGAGGCCGCACCATGACCCAGACCCTAGATATTGCCGTGATCGGCGCCACCGGTACTGTCGGCGAAACCCTTGTGCAAATTCTCGAAGAACGCGACTTCCCGGTCGGCA
The sequence above is drawn from the Pseudomonas sp. FP2196 genome and encodes:
- the asd gene encoding aspartate-semialdehyde dehydrogenase; protein product: MKRVGLIGWRGMVGSVLMQRMLEEQDFDLIEPVFFTTSNVGGQGPSVGKDIAPLKDAYSIEELKTLDVILTCQGGDYTSEVFPKLREAGWQGYWIDAASSLRMNDDAVIILDPVNRKVIDQQLDAGTKNYIGGNCTVSLMLMGLGGLFEAGLVEWMSAMTYQAASGAGAQNMRELIKQMGATHAAVADQLADPASAILDIDRRVAEAMRSEAYPTENFGVPLAGSLIPWIDKELPNGQSREEWKAQAETNKILGRFKSPIPVDGICVRIGAMRCHSQALTIKLNKDVPIADIEGLISQHNPWVKLVPNQREISMQELSPTKVTGTLNVPVGRLRKLNMGSQFVGAFTVGDQLLWGAAEPLRRMLRILLER